GATCCGGGCGCTGCCGCTCGCGGTCGCCGTCTGCGTCGAGGAGTGATGGGTGCCGGGCTGGGGTGGCACGAAGGCGTCGTCACGGGAGTCCTGGTCGCCGAGGTGCGCGCCGCGCGTGCGGTCGGTGTTCATGGCTCGGGACGCTAGCGACAGGCAACCCCGCGGTCTTGTTTTGTCAGAGATTGCCGCCAAGGGGCCGTTTATGGCCGCTCGTTGTGATGCGAGTGATCGGCGCAACGGAGGCTTCGGACTTGCTACTCCGCAGTCATATTACTGAAACGTAACCTACCGACCGCTACCCGAGGTAACCCTGCCCTCGCTACGGTCCTGACAGTTCGTCTAAGAGCGGTACGGGGCAACGGTGGGCGACCGGGACCCGTACCGCTCGGTCGTCACGGTCCGCACCCCACCGGGCCGTCCGCCACCCGAGCCGCAGACGAAGGCTCGGCCTCCCCCTCACCGGAGGTCCGCCATGCCCGCCCCCACCCGCCTGCTGGCCGCAGCCGTCACCGCTGCCGCCTGCCTCGGCGTCACCGCAGTACCCGCCGACGCGACCCCGCAGTCGGACGCCGTGGTCTCGCGCGGCGTCACCATCCCCACGTTCTACAACCCGCCCGCCGCCCTTCCGGCGGCCGACGGCGCCCTGATCCGCTCCGAACCGCTTCCGCTGGCGTTGAGCCTGCCGGGCGTCGACGGACCACTGCCCGGCACGGCGACCCGCCTGATGTACAAGTCCACGGACTCGGCCGGCCGCCCCATGGCGGTCACCGGTGCGTACATCGAACCGACGGCCCGCTGGACGGGCAGCGGACCACGGCCGCTGGTCGCCGTGGCCCCCGGCACGATGGGCCAGGGCGACCAGTGCGCCGCCTCCCTCGGCCTCGAACACCCGCTCCTCGTCAACGGCCAGACGCTGTCGGTCGGTTACGAGGATCTGGCGATCTACCGTCTCCTCGCCCGGGGCATCGCCGTCGTGGTCACGGACTACACCGGGCTGGGCGCGACCGACCGGCTGCACACCTACGTCAACCGGGTCGACGAGGCGCACGCCGTCCTGGACGCCGTCCGGGCCGCCCGTTCCCTCGACTCCACGTCGTTGACGGCCGGCTCCCGGGTGACGCTGTTCGGTTACAGCCAGGGCGGCGGGGCCACGGCGGCCGCCGCCGAACTCCAGCCCTCGTACGCCCCCGACGTCACCCTCGCCGGGACCTATACCGGGGCTCCGCCCGCCGACCTGGTCGCCGTCACCAAGGCCATCGACGGCAGCGACCTGGCCGGTGCGCTGGGCTGGTCGGTGAACGGCTTCCTGGAGTCCGATCCCGCTCTCGTGCCGATCGCCGAAGCGCATCTGAACGCGGCCGGCCGCGCCGCGCTCAAGGACCTGTCGACGATGTGCGTGGGCGACGCCCTCCTCTCCTACAACTCGGCGAGCAGCACCGACTGGACCACGGACGGGCGCTCGCTCAGCGACATCGTCCAGTCCGAGCCTGCCCTCAAGGCGTTCCTGGCCGACCAGCGCATCGGCACCCTCGAGCCGGCGTCCCCGGTACGGGTGGCGACCGGTACCGCCGACGACCTGGTACCGCACGCACAGGCGCGGGCCCTCGCCGTCGCGTGGTGCGCCAAGGGCGCCGACGTCACCTACAAGCCGGTGATCCTGCCCGGTCTCGGCCGGTCCCTGATCAACCACTTCACGCCGTTGCTCGTCGACCAGGGCGACGCGATCTCCTGGCTGACCGACCGGCTCAACGGCAGGCCGGCCACGTCCAACTGCGCCACGCTTCCGCTTCAGCCCTGACACGAGTCAGCCGATGGCGCCCGGTACGCGCAGTCGCGACGTACCGGGCGCCGCCGGGGCACGGTCAGGGGCCGGGCGCGTGGCCGTCAGTCGGAGCCGGCCCGAGCCTGTCTGTGTCGTTCCTGGTCGTTCTCTCGATCGGTCTGCGTCAGTCGGACAGGCCCAGCCGGGCGACGATCCGCTTGCCGACCGGCTCCTGCGTGACGCCGAAGTCCTCCGCCACCGCTCTCACGATCTCCAGGCCGTGCTGGCCCACCCGCGTGGGATCCGGGGCACGGGGCACCGGCAGCACCGGATCGCTGTCCCAGACGACGATCTCCACCGCGGCCCCGGCGATGCTCAGCTGGAGCAGGACCGGCCCGGGCGCGTATCTGAGCGCGTTCGTGACCAGCTCGCTCACCACGAGCTGGGACAGATCCATGGCCCGGGCCGACACGGCCAGGCCGTCCCGGCTCTGCACACGACTCATGAAATCGCCCGTGAGCCGACGCGCCCGAGCGATACAACCGTCCTTGCCGTCCAGCGCCACCGTCGTCTCGGCCGGGTTCCCATCGGGGACGGAAGAACCCTGGTCGGGCGGGACAGGTTCCATCCGGACCGCCTTCACTACCCCGTTCATACCGGCGCGACTACCCGCGAACCCACCCCCTACGCCCCAGCCGCACCACTCACTCGGTCATCGTGCCGCCCGTCGTCCGAGGTGTCACCCGAAGGCGCACTCGGGTCACCGTCCGCGCCCGGCAAGGCCTGCCCCCGGTCCCGGCGCGCCGCCGCGAACCCGGCAGACGCCGCGAGGGCGCCGGCGCCGACCGCGAAGGCCACGACGAACGTGTTCAGCGTGTCGTAGACGCCACTGCTCTCGTAGGTGGTCCCGTCGTCGAGTACGCAGTCGAAGGCGGGCGGGAAGTAGGAGGCCCGGTGGGTCACGAGGCGCAGGCGGGCCTCCCGCGGGACCTCCTCCCCCCGGCAGGCGGGCGCGGGGGACGAGTCGGCACCGGACCGGGACTCGTGCTCGGCGAACGCCACCGCTCCGCTCGAGAGCAGGTAGCAGCCGACGGCCGCCGCGACCGCCATCCCGGCCGACCAGCGCAACAGGTGCACGGCCCAGTCCGGCCGCCGTCCCGGCAGCGCCACGGAGACGAGCTTGACGAGGACGGCGACGCACCAGAGCGGGCTCGCGAACAGGGCCGCCAGTCCTGACAGGGCCAACACGTCCGAGGGCTCCCCTTCTGTCATGTACTGCGCCTGTCGTATACCGCTTATGTCATGCACCGAGCGATCACTGCCGTGGGTAACAGTGACACGCCTCCGCTCGAAACCTCCGTCTCGAGCCGGGTCCGGGTTCACTCTGTAACGCTTTTCGCACCTCGTCCCAAGAACGGGTGTAGCGCCTTTGAAGGACCCGACAAGGAGACGCCTGTGGACGACGCGGAACGGTTACCGGGTGGGCCCGCCGCGGCGGTACGTGACCCGCGGCTCTTCGAAGAGTTCTACCGCCGCCACGTGGCCGCGGTGATGCGGTTCGTGGCCCGGCGCGTCGACGACCCGCACACCGCGGCCGACCTGACGGCCGAGATCTTCCTCGCCGTCCTGCGCTCGGCGCACTCCTACCGACCGCACCTCGGCAGCGAGACGGCCTGGTTGTTCGGCATCGCCCGCAACGTGGTGTCGTCGGAGCGCCGCCGGGTCGCCCGGGAGACCGAACGCGACCTGCGCTTCTCCGGACGGCGGCTGCTCGAGGCCGACGACATCGTCCGCATCGAGGACAGACTCGACGCGGAGAGCCCGGGGCGGCGCGCCCTGGCCGCGCTGGCGAGACTTCCCGAGGGCGAGCGGGCCGTCATGGAGTTGATCGCGGTGGACCAGCTCACGGTCACGGAGGCGGCGGCCGCACTGGGGATACGCCAGGTCACGGCCCGCGTACGACTGCACCGGGCACGCAAGGCGCTGCGGCGGGAGGCGGAGTCCCAGGCCGCGGAGACGACTCCCCCGGCCGCCCGCACGAACTCCACGGAAGCCACGACGCCGGACGCACCGCTGCTGTACATCGCGAGGGGGGAAGCATGAGCACGAGGCCGACGTTCGAGGACCGGCTCTTGGACGAGCTCAAGGCGGAGATCGAGCTGCGCGAGACAGGAGTCCGCCGGACCGGTTCGACCGCGGTCGAACCCCGTCCCGGCGGAACGAGGGGGGCCGTGCGCCGGCTCTTCACCCCGCCCCGGATCGCCGTCGTCGCGGCGGCCTGCGCGCTGGCCTGGTTCGGCGGGGCGCTGGTGCCCGGCTCGTCTGCCTACTCGACGGCGTACGCGGTGGAGCGCCACGGAGACGGCACCGTCACGCTCAGCGTGAAGGACCAGACGATCGATGTCGCGGCCCAGCGCGAGCTCGCGACGAGGGTGCGTCCGTGGGGCATCGAAGTGACCATCGACGTGCTGGCTCCGGGCTATGTCTGCGAGCGCAGCAGGTTCACCCCGTTCCCGGTCTGGGCCGTCGACAGGCACGGCAACCGTGTCCCCGTCATCCCGATCAAGGCCAGTTGGGACTTCACCCTGCACCGGGGCAACGTACTGACCTTCGAGAACATGGAGGGCATGTCCCGGCCGCGCGCGGTCGAGTTGTACTCCACCAAGAGCCAGGCCGAGCCCTGCGTTCCGCTGAAGGTCACCCTGCCGGACGACTGACGCCCCTCCCAGCCTGACGAGCCCCTCACCCGCACAGAATTCGGTCCACGTATGCAACCCCCGCCCTTGGTTCCTCCACGCCCGGAGAAGTCACCCTCCGTAATCGAACAGTCACTCAACCCACTCCCGCCGGCGCGGTTGGGGTGGCTCGACGCGTTGCGCGCCGTCGCGGCTCTTGCCGTGGTCCTCGACCACTCGTCGTACGCGTTCCTGCCGGAGTTCCGGCAGGAAGTGATGCCGCAGTTCAACATCGGGCGGTACGGCATCATGCTGTTCTTCCTGGTGAGCGGGTACATCGTGCCCGCGTCACTGGAGCGCCGGGGCTGCGTCCGGTCGTTCTGGATCGGACGGGTGTTCCGCATGTACCCGCTGTGGGCGGCCGCCGTCACCGCGATGCTCGCGCTCAACCTCCTGGGCGTCGCCGAGTTGCGCGCCGGCCTGGGCCGGCAGAGCCTCACCACGGTCGCCGTCGCCCATGTCACCCTGCTCCAGGAGCTGCTGGGGACGCCCAGTCTCCTTCTCGTCCTGTGGACCCTCTCCTACGAGATGGCC
The sequence above is a segment of the Streptomyces asoensis genome. Coding sequences within it:
- a CDS encoding alpha/beta fold hydrolase — its product is MPAPTRLLAAAVTAAACLGVTAVPADATPQSDAVVSRGVTIPTFYNPPAALPAADGALIRSEPLPLALSLPGVDGPLPGTATRLMYKSTDSAGRPMAVTGAYIEPTARWTGSGPRPLVAVAPGTMGQGDQCAASLGLEHPLLVNGQTLSVGYEDLAIYRLLARGIAVVVTDYTGLGATDRLHTYVNRVDEAHAVLDAVRAARSLDSTSLTAGSRVTLFGYSQGGGATAAAAELQPSYAPDVTLAGTYTGAPPADLVAVTKAIDGSDLAGALGWSVNGFLESDPALVPIAEAHLNAAGRAALKDLSTMCVGDALLSYNSASSTDWTTDGRSLSDIVQSEPALKAFLADQRIGTLEPASPVRVATGTADDLVPHAQARALAVAWCAKGADVTYKPVILPGLGRSLINHFTPLLVDQGDAISWLTDRLNGRPATSNCATLPLQP
- a CDS encoding ATP-binding protein translates to MEPVPPDQGSSVPDGNPAETTVALDGKDGCIARARRLTGDFMSRVQSRDGLAVSARAMDLSQLVVSELVTNALRYAPGPVLLQLSIAGAAVEIVVWDSDPVLPVPRAPDPTRVGQHGLEIVRAVAEDFGVTQEPVGKRIVARLGLSD
- a CDS encoding RNA polymerase sigma factor: MDDAERLPGGPAAAVRDPRLFEEFYRRHVAAVMRFVARRVDDPHTAADLTAEIFLAVLRSAHSYRPHLGSETAWLFGIARNVVSSERRRVARETERDLRFSGRRLLEADDIVRIEDRLDAESPGRRALAALARLPEGERAVMELIAVDQLTVTEAAAALGIRQVTARVRLHRARKALRREAESQAAETTPPAARTNSTEATTPDAPLLYIARGEA